In one Haemophilus parainfluenzae genomic region, the following are encoded:
- a CDS encoding competence protein ComC — protein sequence MRNLINEIVQKSAQSWFGRWLRLPQMVHAAFWLSALSAVIFLPVFRYVENSNERHRLDAELSLQQQEWEKQEKILQTLRQKSDSRQLSPELANSVLPINQHVQALLNGRLRALDLRWDFSQHTLFHLSLQGYFVDLQQFLIALLSDVPTLSLTQLNIEKLDEEENASITCELIFQLNKDK from the coding sequence ATGAGAAACCTTATCAACGAGATCGTTCAAAAAAGTGCGCAAAGTTGGTTTGGGCGATGGCTTCGATTACCTCAAATGGTCCATGCTGCCTTTTGGTTGAGTGCATTAAGTGCGGTCATCTTTTTACCTGTTTTTCGTTACGTTGAAAACAGTAATGAACGACATCGACTTGACGCAGAATTGAGTTTGCAACAACAAGAGTGGGAGAAACAGGAAAAGATTTTACAAACCTTAAGACAAAAGTCAGACAGCCGACAACTTTCTCCAGAATTGGCTAATTCTGTGTTGCCGATAAATCAGCATGTGCAGGCGTTGTTAAATGGGCGACTTCGAGCGTTGGATTTGCGTTGGGATTTTTCTCAACATACTTTGTTCCATTTGTCGTTACAAGGCTATTTTGTCGATTTACAGCAATTTTTGATCGCACTTTTAAGCGATGTTCCTACACTTTCGTTAACGCAATTAAACATTGAAAAATTAGATGAAGAGGAAAATGCTTCTATTACATGTGAGTTAATTTTCCAATTAAATAAGGATAAATAA
- a CDS encoding pilus assembly protein PilP, with product MKKLFLILIAFFSVSSFSQDPFDRKQREQTEYPKEGLTLPPVSACVYSEPRLAEERPLAQLHIVGVLQYGKQAEVLFNDDGHILLVQVGQRIGKEGYLIEKVSKNSLTLQGYKAGQCEQTTSIIMRF from the coding sequence ATGAAAAAGCTCTTCTTAATCTTGATAGCGTTTTTTTCTGTATCGTCATTTTCGCAAGATCCTTTTGATCGTAAACAAAGAGAACAAACCGAATATCCAAAAGAGGGGCTCACCCTACCGCCAGTGTCGGCTTGCGTATATTCGGAGCCGAGACTGGCGGAGGAACGCCCATTGGCTCAGCTACATATTGTAGGTGTCTTGCAATACGGTAAACAGGCAGAAGTGTTATTTAATGATGATGGGCATATTTTGTTGGTTCAAGTCGGGCAGAGAATTGGAAAGGAAGGCTATTTAATCGAAAAAGTGAGTAAAAACAGCTTGACGCTTCAAGGTTATAAAGCAGGACAATGTGAACAAACGACATCAATCATCATGAGATTTTAA
- a CDS encoding type IV pilus secretin PilQ, whose protein sequence is MIKQKIKTKCSQFLMCFLILWTTYSAAENRVFSLRLKQAPMVATLQQLAIEQNANLMIDDELEGTLSLQLDNVDFDRLLRSVAKIKGLSFYQENGIYYLGKPSQHEQYAEKMTEPMAISGESLPSETPLVSTTVKLHFAKASDVMKSLTTGSGSLLSPSGTITFDDRSNVLLIQDDARSVKNIKKLIAELDKPIEQIVIEARIVTITDESLKELGVRWGIFNPTEAAHRVGGSLDANGFSNISNNLNVNFATTVTPAGSLALQVAKINGRLLDLELTALERENNVEIIASPRLLTTNKKSASIKQGTEIPYVVTNGKNDTQSVEFREAVLGLEVTPHISKDNNILLDLLVSQNSPGNRVAYGQNEVVSIDKQEINTQVFAKDGETIVLGGVFHDTITKGVDKVPLLGDIPGIKRLFSKESERHQKRELVIFVTPHILKQGERMEMAKKEKHFKQVEKAKK, encoded by the coding sequence ATGATAAAGCAGAAAATAAAAACAAAGTGCAGTCAGTTTTTAATGTGTTTTTTGATCCTATGGACAACTTACTCTGCGGCTGAAAATCGCGTATTTTCACTTCGCTTAAAACAGGCGCCAATGGTGGCGACACTCCAACAACTGGCTATTGAGCAAAACGCTAATTTAATGATTGATGATGAGCTAGAAGGAACACTTTCATTACAATTAGATAACGTAGATTTTGATCGATTATTGCGTTCTGTCGCAAAAATCAAAGGTCTCTCTTTTTATCAAGAAAATGGTATTTATTATTTGGGTAAACCTTCTCAACATGAACAATATGCAGAGAAAATGACAGAACCGATGGCGATTAGCGGAGAAAGTTTGCCTAGTGAAACACCACTTGTGAGTACAACGGTTAAACTGCATTTTGCCAAGGCCTCTGATGTGATGAAATCTTTAACAACTGGTAGTGGTTCTTTGCTTTCACCTAGCGGCACGATTACATTTGATGACCGAAGCAATGTATTACTGATTCAGGATGATGCACGTTCTGTCAAAAATATCAAAAAGTTAATCGCAGAGTTGGATAAACCCATTGAGCAAATCGTGATTGAGGCACGTATTGTGACGATTACTGATGAAAGCCTAAAAGAATTAGGTGTGCGTTGGGGCATTTTTAATCCTACTGAGGCAGCCCATCGAGTGGGTGGCAGTTTAGATGCGAATGGGTTTAGCAATATCAGTAATAATTTAAATGTGAATTTTGCGACAACGGTCACGCCAGCTGGCTCATTAGCTCTTCAAGTAGCCAAAATTAATGGTCGATTGTTAGATTTAGAATTGACCGCACTTGAACGTGAAAATAACGTAGAAATTATTGCAAGCCCTCGCTTACTCACGACCAATAAGAAAAGCGCAAGCATCAAACAAGGGACAGAAATTCCTTATGTGGTGACAAATGGGAAAAATGACACTCAATCAGTAGAATTTCGAGAAGCGGTGTTGGGATTAGAAGTGACACCGCATATTTCGAAGGATAATAATATTTTATTGGATTTATTAGTGAGTCAAAATTCCCCAGGAAATCGCGTGGCTTACGGGCAAAATGAAGTCGTATCCATTGATAAACAAGAAATCAATACACAAGTTTTTGCCAAAGATGGGGAAACAATTGTATTGGGTGGTGTATTCCACGATACCATCACGAAAGGTGTCGATAAAGTGCCATTATTGGGCGATATTCCTGGTATTAAGCGCTTATTTAGTAAGGAAAGTGAACGTCATCAAAAACGAGAGCTTGTGATTTTTGTGACACCTCATATTTTGAAACAAGGTGAAAGAATGGAAATGGCTAAGAAAGAAAAGCATTTTAAGCAAGTTGAAAAAGCGAAAAAATAA
- a CDS encoding ComF family protein: MFSHFFQFSCVYCKRSIHLGRNGLCSRCQKQIKTFPYCGRCGSPLQHYAMGCGHCLKNEPAWDRIVIIGHYLEPLSSLIHRFKFQKQFWLDRSLSRLLYLAVRQARRTHGLSLPQAIIPVPLYHFRQWQRGYNQADLLANWLSRWCDVPNCHHVVKRIKHTHTQRGLTAKDRRQNLKNAFTVNTQKPFPYERVALVDDVITTGSTLAEIAKQLRKLGVKEIQVWGLARA; the protein is encoded by the coding sequence ATGTTTTCCCATTTTTTTCAGTTTAGCTGTGTGTATTGCAAGCGATCTATTCATCTTGGTCGAAACGGGTTGTGTAGTCGATGTCAGAAGCAAATTAAAACTTTCCCTTATTGTGGTCGATGTGGTTCACCCTTGCAGCATTATGCAATGGGCTGTGGACATTGTTTGAAAAATGAACCTGCTTGGGATCGCATTGTGATCATTGGGCATTACCTTGAACCACTTTCTTCACTTATTCATCGTTTTAAATTCCAAAAACAGTTTTGGTTAGATCGCAGTTTATCGCGTTTGCTTTATCTTGCGGTGCGACAGGCGAGACGAACACATGGGCTCTCGCTGCCACAGGCGATTATTCCCGTACCGTTATATCATTTTCGACAATGGCAACGGGGCTATAACCAAGCTGATTTATTGGCTAATTGGTTAAGTCGCTGGTGTGATGTGCCTAACTGTCATCATGTGGTGAAACGGATTAAACATACCCATACTCAGCGAGGTTTAACGGCGAAAGATCGACGACAAAACCTTAAAAATGCTTTTACAGTGAATACCCAAAAGCCTTTTCCTTATGAACGTGTTGCGTTGGTGGATGATGTGATTACAACCGGTTCAACATTAGCAGAAATAGCTAAACAGCTTCGAAAATTAGGTGTAAAAGAAATTCAAGTATGGGGCTTAGCTCGAGCCTAA
- the nfuA gene encoding Fe-S biogenesis protein NfuA codes for MEQIFISDAAQAHFRKLLDTQEEGTNIRIFVVNPGTPGAECGVSYCPPNSVEATDTEMKYDTFSAFVDEISLPFLEDAEIDYVTEELGAQLTLKAPNAKMRKVADDAPLIERVEYVIQTQINPQLASHGGKITLIEITDDGYAVLQFGGGCNGCSMVDVTLKDGVEKQLVSLFPNELKGARDVTEHQRGEHSYY; via the coding sequence ATGGAACAAATTTTTATTTCAGATGCTGCACAAGCACATTTTCGGAAACTTTTAGATACACAAGAAGAAGGTACAAATATTCGTATTTTTGTCGTGAATCCTGGTACGCCTGGGGCAGAATGTGGCGTTTCTTATTGCCCGCCAAATTCAGTTGAAGCGACTGATACCGAAATGAAATACGATACTTTTTCAGCGTTTGTAGATGAAATCAGTTTACCGTTTTTAGAAGATGCGGAAATTGATTATGTAACCGAAGAGCTTGGCGCTCAACTGACTTTAAAAGCACCTAACGCTAAAATGCGTAAAGTTGCAGATGATGCGCCTTTAATTGAGCGCGTAGAGTACGTGATCCAAACACAAATTAATCCACAATTAGCCAGCCATGGCGGTAAAATCACATTAATTGAAATTACCGATGATGGTTATGCGGTTCTACAATTCGGTGGTGGCTGTAACGGTTGTTCAATGGTTGATGTCACCTTAAAAGACGGGGTAGAGAAACAGTTAGTTTCGCTCTTCCCGAATGAATTAAAAGGTGCAAGAGACGTCACAGAACACCAACGTGGTGAACATTCTTATTATTAA
- a CDS encoding YifB family Mg chelatase-like AAA ATPase has protein sequence MSLAIVYSRASMGVQAPLVTIEVHLSNGKPGFTLVGLPEKTVKEAQDRVRSALMNAQFKYPAKRITVNLAPADLPKEGGRFDLPIAIGILAASDQLDGSRLKQFEFVGELALTGELRGVHGVIPAILAAQKAKRAPIITYQNANEASLVSEQETYFAKNLLEVVQFLNNQEKLPLASLLAQESAVGFSAKNHLDLTDIIGQQHAKRALTIAAAGQHNLLFLGPPGTGKTMLASRLTALLPEMTDLEAIETASVTSLVQNELNFHNWKQRPFRAPHHSASLPALVGGGTIPKPGEISLAHNGVLFLDELPEFERKVLDALRQPLESGEIIISRANAKIQFPARFQLVAAMNPSPTGHYTGTHNRTSPQQVMRYLNRLSGPFLDRFDLSIEVPLLPQGSLQNAGDRGETSQQVREKVLKVREIQLARAGKINAYLLSKEIERDCKLQDKDALFLENALNKLGLSVRAYHRILKVSRTIADLNGEKEIQQPHLAEALGYRAMDRLLQKLSAA, from the coding sequence ATGTCTCTTGCCATTGTTTATAGCCGTGCATCAATGGGGGTACAAGCCCCTCTTGTTACCATTGAGGTACACTTAAGTAACGGAAAGCCTGGATTTACCTTAGTTGGTCTACCCGAAAAAACCGTAAAAGAAGCGCAAGATCGTGTCAGAAGTGCATTAATGAATGCGCAGTTCAAATATCCTGCCAAACGCATCACCGTAAATCTTGCACCGGCTGATTTACCCAAAGAAGGAGGGAGATTTGATTTACCTATTGCAATCGGTATTTTAGCTGCATCAGATCAATTAGACGGTAGCCGTTTAAAACAATTTGAATTCGTTGGCGAGCTCGCCTTGACGGGGGAATTACGTGGCGTACACGGTGTCATTCCTGCCATTTTAGCGGCACAAAAAGCCAAACGTGCCCCCATTATCACTTATCAAAATGCCAATGAGGCGTCGCTTGTCTCAGAGCAAGAGACTTATTTCGCTAAAAATCTGCTAGAAGTCGTGCAATTCTTAAATAATCAAGAAAAATTACCTTTGGCTTCATTACTTGCACAAGAAAGTGCGGTCGGATTTTCAGCTAAAAATCACTTGGATTTGACCGATATTATTGGTCAGCAACATGCTAAACGAGCTCTAACGATAGCGGCAGCTGGTCAGCACAACCTACTCTTTTTAGGGCCACCTGGGACGGGTAAAACCATGTTGGCAAGTCGCCTCACGGCATTGCTCCCTGAAATGACGGATTTAGAAGCCATTGAAACCGCTTCGGTTACGAGTTTAGTACAAAATGAATTAAATTTTCATAACTGGAAACAACGACCATTCCGAGCACCACATCATAGTGCCTCATTACCAGCCTTAGTGGGTGGAGGAACCATTCCCAAACCAGGCGAAATATCGCTTGCACACAATGGTGTACTTTTCCTTGATGAACTACCTGAATTTGAGCGTAAAGTACTGGACGCTCTACGACAACCCTTAGAAAGTGGAGAAATTATTATTTCTCGTGCCAATGCGAAAATCCAATTCCCTGCTCGCTTTCAATTAGTTGCGGCGATGAACCCAAGTCCAACGGGGCATTATACCGGAACACATAACCGCACCTCACCGCAGCAAGTGATGCGTTATTTAAATCGCCTTTCAGGGCCGTTTTTAGATCGTTTTGATTTATCTATTGAAGTCCCTCTTCTGCCACAAGGTAGCTTACAAAATGCGGGAGATAGAGGTGAGACAAGCCAACAAGTGCGAGAAAAAGTGTTAAAAGTGAGAGAAATTCAACTTGCTCGAGCCGGTAAAATAAATGCGTATCTTTTAAGCAAAGAAATTGAACGAGACTGTAAATTACAAGATAAAGATGCATTATTTCTGGAGAATGCTTTAAATAAACTCGGGCTTTCTGTTAGAGCCTACCATCGGATTTTAAAAGTCTCACGCACAATTGCCGATTTAAATGGCGAAAAAGAAATACAACAACCTCATTTAGCAGAAGCGCTAGGATATCGAGCGATGGATCGGTTGTTACAGAAATTATCTGCTGCTTAA
- the yihA gene encoding ribosome biogenesis GTP-binding protein YihA/YsxC, which yields MSEIKLNYHKTHFLTSAPNIRSIPEDTGIEIAFAGRSNAGKSTALNALTNQKSLARTSKTPGRTQLINLFEVEPNCKLVDLPGYGYAAVPEKMKIEWQKSLGEYLQKRECLGGLVVLMDIRHPLKDLDQQMIEWAVSADLPVMLLLTKADKLSQSARSKQVKMVREAILPFQGDIQVEAFSAQNKIGIDKLAGKLDSWFAPLFV from the coding sequence ATGTCTGAAATTAAACTGAATTATCATAAAACGCATTTTCTTACTAGCGCCCCCAATATTCGTTCCATTCCAGAGGATACTGGAATTGAAATTGCTTTTGCTGGGCGTTCAAATGCAGGAAAATCGACTGCACTTAATGCATTAACCAATCAGAAAAGCTTAGCTCGAACCTCTAAAACACCTGGTCGTACACAGCTCATCAATCTTTTTGAGGTGGAGCCGAATTGTAAACTAGTGGATTTACCTGGCTATGGCTATGCTGCCGTTCCTGAAAAAATGAAAATCGAGTGGCAAAAATCCCTCGGAGAATATTTGCAAAAACGCGAATGTTTAGGCGGACTTGTTGTTTTAATGGATATTCGCCATCCGTTAAAAGATCTCGATCAACAAATGATCGAATGGGCAGTTTCTGCTGATTTACCGGTTATGTTACTTTTAACTAAAGCGGATAAACTCAGTCAAAGTGCGCGTAGTAAACAAGTTAAAATGGTACGTGAAGCGATTTTACCCTTCCAAGGTGATATTCAAGTCGAGGCTTTTTCTGCACAAAATAAAATTGGTATTGATAAATTAGCGGGCAAATTAGATAGTTGGTTTGCGCCACTTTTCGTGTAG
- a CDS encoding VirK/YbjX family protein: protein MESQENQYRWPKEEAIYPDRPGRSYALKRLRYRLRSFLHQGSIVHFEQFINQHPFLVTLLNEHADYSYPLVYRFLDKRFNSKQRFQAICDNLLFLPEKLTALSAPIYKTPLSFGEVIPDFEMTLSMTTHQPMEGYWVLELWHKPRNELVYLLTFAKLGEALLISVVQGPNFEGSKEMVKQLTKTCHGLRPAYLMVEAMKALTKALGFKTLLGIPQKYQNKSRFIQSSHYVVDYDAIFSESGGQLKDYWELPLEIDRNLDDVPSKKRSMYRKRYAMLDDLARVIEEKLEL from the coding sequence ATGGAATCTCAAGAAAATCAATATCGCTGGCCAAAAGAGGAAGCCATTTATCCCGATAGGCCAGGGCGTTCTTATGCGCTTAAGCGCCTACGTTATCGTCTTCGATCTTTTTTACATCAAGGCTCAATTGTTCACTTTGAGCAATTTATTAATCAGCATCCTTTTCTTGTTACATTATTAAATGAGCATGCAGATTATAGCTACCCATTAGTTTATCGTTTTTTAGATAAACGTTTTAATAGCAAACAGCGTTTCCAAGCTATCTGCGACAATCTACTTTTTTTACCTGAAAAATTAACCGCACTTTCAGCTCCCATTTATAAAACGCCATTAAGTTTTGGTGAAGTGATTCCTGATTTTGAAATGACATTATCGATGACTACACACCAACCGATGGAAGGTTATTGGGTATTGGAGTTATGGCATAAACCACGTAATGAATTAGTGTATTTGCTTACTTTTGCCAAACTTGGTGAGGCATTACTTATTTCTGTGGTGCAAGGCCCCAATTTTGAAGGTTCCAAAGAGATGGTGAAGCAATTGACAAAAACGTGCCATGGTTTACGCCCTGCTTATTTGATGGTAGAAGCGATGAAAGCATTGACGAAAGCATTAGGTTTCAAAACGTTATTAGGCATTCCTCAAAAATATCAAAATAAATCGCGTTTTATTCAAAGTTCACATTATGTTGTAGATTATGATGCGATTTTTTCTGAATCAGGTGGACAGTTGAAAGACTATTGGGAATTGCCTTTAGAGATAGACAGAAATCTTGACGATGTGCCGAGTAAGAAGCGTTCTATGTATCGTAAACGTTATGCGATGTTGGATGATTTAGCTAGAGTAATCGAAGAAAAGTTAGAATTGTAA